One Kitasatospora sp. NBC_01266 genomic window carries:
- a CDS encoding DUF5959 family protein: MTWSGIEEDALTGQDSGVNLIHLADHDNSVVVRVLSRHAPGVLQGHDWLNAEVIVASSFANGRRAFLLFPENLASWAAALDTLAGGQDVLWLDDGHTPEFRVELNNQFACPAITVEDTPGCGVSVCVPVDVPDGWIDDLRSSLQQVLETWPSEVEKTGPGVYQWRSR, translated from the coding sequence ATGACCTGGAGCGGAATCGAGGAGGACGCATTGACCGGCCAGGACAGCGGTGTGAATCTGATCCACCTGGCTGACCACGACAACAGTGTCGTCGTCAGGGTGCTGAGCCGTCACGCGCCCGGAGTCCTCCAGGGCCATGACTGGCTGAACGCGGAAGTCATCGTCGCGAGCAGTTTCGCCAACGGGCGGCGGGCGTTCCTGCTCTTTCCCGAAAACCTCGCGAGCTGGGCCGCTGCCCTGGACACTCTCGCAGGCGGCCAAGACGTCCTATGGCTGGACGATGGCCACACCCCCGAGTTCCGCGTCGAGCTGAACAACCAGTTCGCATGCCCGGCCATCACGGTCGAGGACACCCCCGGCTGCGGAGTCTCCGTCTGCGTACCGGTCGACGTGCCCGACGGATGGATCGACGACCTGCGCTCATCTCTTCAGCAGGTCCTTGAGACCTGGCCGTCCGAAGTCGAGAAGACCGGCCCAGGCGTGTACCAGTGGCGCAGCCGCTGA